A single Aspergillus chevalieri M1 DNA, chromosome 3, nearly complete sequence DNA region contains:
- a CDS encoding Zn(II)2Cys6 transcription factor (COG:K;~EggNog:ENOG410PQ7B;~InterPro:IPR036864,IPR007219,IPR001138;~PFAM:PF00172,PF04082;~go_function: GO:0000981 - DNA-binding transcription factor activity, RNA polymerase II-specific [Evidence IEA];~go_function: GO:0003677 - DNA binding [Evidence IEA];~go_function: GO:0008270 - zinc ion binding [Evidence IEA];~go_process: GO:0006351 - transcription, DNA-templated [Evidence IEA];~go_process: GO:0006355 - regulation of transcription, DNA-templated [Evidence IEA]) produces the protein MPVLKPLKFQKKKPVACQRCHAHKVKCSGDQPCSRCRNVGRGEECQYSLRDRKLKINESYLDQILAENDQLRAQVQHSRQASSSSDIASGFNQAQRRESSTPPVRNPLLGDRAWFYPYDPSAPPIYMGEAACTTFATRLRQYLTGNPGTAHIARTQYTPESALVEAETQWPRLPQARLLVRVAFNQLSRVYHLVLRKTTLDQLEDLYKFPQKREDPAWTAKFFALFALGEVYSSRAGSAATAGGRVPGTGYYVQAMGLMSILPERPGVVHMESLLLLSLFSYFLNRRHSGYTLIGTAMRIGLILGLNHNIPERQCPDPIEREHRVRIWWAVYIFDRMWGSKTGFPLQIRDEDIHVDLPKEVSSPAAAEQFSDTAYLVASVQLARIVGLIVEKIYSRKEHRESFLQREQHLLLALQGWMQDLPAHIRLPADEGPPAKHIVSLHLQFNQCVILATRPILHHALYQHYGTHKNKQPQMPQAVVTLSEACIHAARHSHALVVDEWINGSLPMYGYFYAQYLFSSTLTLVISSLLGSSTIGNTTDIETLETGIEILHRMTDHGNLAAAEFYENLIRVKQTLNQSANLADKDQCESHIHEHNSNSSIYNTPDAIVDLPDLPNTSTTPGIGFTTEMAFLEPTMQDFLGWSGNEMDLVQPGGLSFGELDSWPTLWTS, from the exons ATGCCGGTCCTCAAACCACTAAAGTtccagaaaaagaagccCGTGGC CTGCCAACGATGCCACGCGCACAAGGTCAAATGCTCCGGTGACCAGCCTTGTTCCCGATGCCGCAATGTCGGTCGGGGCGAAGAATGTCAGTACTCGCTGCGTGACCGCAAACTAAAGATCAACGAGAGTTATCTCGACCAGATTCTTGCGGAGAATGATCAACTACGAGCGCAAGTACAGCACTCGCGTCAGGCTTCTAGTAGTTCGGATATAGCGTCAGGCTTTAATCAGGCTCAACGGCGAGAATCCAGTACTCCGCCGGTTCGGAATCCACTTCTCGGAGACCGCGCTTGGTTTTATCCCTATGACCCCTCCGCACCACCAATCTATATGGGCGAAGCAGCATGTACAACATTTGCAACGCGCCTGCGCCAATACCTCACTGGTAACCCTGGGACAGCGCACATAGCGCGAACGCAATATACACCCGAATCAGCGCTGGTAGAAGCAGAAACGCAATGGCCGCGTCTCCCGCAGGCTCGATTACTCGTCCGTGTAGCATTCAACCAGCTCAGCCGGGTGTATCATCTCGTTCTGCGCAAAACGACCCTCGACCAACTGGAAGATCTGTACAAGTTTCCACAAAAGAGGGAGGATCCGGCGTGGACGGCCAAGTTCTTTGCGCTGTTTGCGCTGGGAGAGGTTTATTCGTCGAGGGCGGGGTCGGCGGCTACGGCTGGGGGGAGGGTTCCGGGGACAGGGTACTATGTGCAGGCTATGGGGTTGATGTCTATTTTGCCTGAGAGGCCGGGAGTTGTGCATATGGAGAGCTTACTACTCTTG TCCCTATTCTCATACTTCCTTAATCGCCGCCACTCCGGGTACACACTGATCGGGACTGCTATGCGCATCGGCCTGATTCTAGGCCTAAACCACAACATTCCCGAACGCCAATGCCCCGATCCCATCGAGCGCGAGCATCGCGTCCGCATATGGTGGGCTGTATACATCTTCGACCGCATGTGGGGATCGAAAACTGGCTTTCCTCTGCAAATTCGCGATGAGGATATCCATGTTGATTTGCCGAAAGAGGTGTCTTCCCCCGCGGCTGCGGAGCAATTCTCAGATACTGCGTATTTAGTGGCGAGTGTGCAGCTGGCAAGGATCGTAGGATTGATTGTTGAGAAGATATATAGCCGGAAGGAGCACAGGGAGTCGTTTCTACAGAGGGAGCAGCACTTACTATTGGCGTTGCAGGGATGGATGCAGGATTTGCCGGCGCATATACGGTTACCAGCGGATGAAGGGCCTCCGGCAAAGCATATTGTTTCGTTGCATTTGCAGTTCAATCAG TGCGTGATCCTCGCCACCCGCCCCATCCTCCACCACGCCCTCTACCAACACTACGGCACCCACAAGAACAAACAACCCCAAATGCCCCAGGCAGTAGTAACCCTCAGCGAAGCTTGCATCCACGCCGCACGACATTCACATGCCCTCGTCGTTGACGAATGGATCAACGGTTCTCTCCCCATGTACGGCTACTTCTACGCACAGTACCTCTTCTCATCAACTCTGACACTAGTAATCTCGAGCCTCCTGGGATCAAGTACCATTGGCAATACCACTGACATTGAAACCCTCGAGACCGGGATCGAGATTCTACACAGAATGACAGATCATGGGAACCTTGCTGCTGCGGAGTTCTATGAGAATCTCATACGGGTTAAACAGACTCTCAATCAAAGCGCAAACCTCGCAGATAAAGACCAGTGTGAATCCCATATCCACGAGCATAACAGTAACAGCAGCATCTATAACACCCCAGATGCAATCGTGGATCTACCCGACCTCCCCAACACCTCTACAACACCTGGAATCGGATTTACCACGGAAATGGCGTTTCTGGAACCTACTATGCAGGATTTTCTGGGGTGGTCGGGGAATGAGATGGATTTGGTGCAGCCGGGAGGGCTTTCGTTTGGCGAGTTGGATAGTTGGCCTACGTTGTGGACATCATGA